The stretch of DNA ATGAGAAATCTAAAAACTTGGAATACTTTTAAGAAATCATTAATCTGAAAGTccttgtcacatattcttaatactcaataataagACTATCATTAGGAAAtataaggactcattcatataattgattggagatatatgaataaagatatagccttaaaatatgaaattatattttattatatttacaaaaattatatcattagaCCCATAAATACAATTTTCAGATACCATCTAAATTTAGCATAATAACACTAACACTGAGAACCACATCTTGAAGTGGATTCAGtttcaatacaaaaatagtttttgtactTCATCCTTATATTGGGCAGTagatatgtatttatttatgtattcaattattaaatatgTGTGTTGTTTAAATATCCAATCTATATACGGcgtatatattaaattttgttgcGTGTATATGATAcagaataaaaattttattattacctATACCGTTGTACTAATGATTCCCTTCGATTATCAAAtatgattattatatatttttattgatagcaccgaaaaattatatattagttAAGTTGGTTAGTGTTGGGGTTTTTTGGGGGGTTTGTATGTGAGAAAGTCCAAAGCCTATGTCTCATAAGGGTGAGGCCCAgtaggattttttattttctttcaactatttagttaaaaaaaaaaggatcaatttttctttgaaacaaaaaaaaaaaaagaagaaaaaaatcaatataaggAGTGCAAGGTTTTGATCGAGTTAGTGATCAAAGTGTCATTCgtggtttgattttattaatttttgatctaTAGTGAGAGGACATATGTTCTTCATTATGAATGATTGGATTGACAAATTGAGGTTTATATCTTCAATTATAAGTCATAGAATATAAGGgtttgtaattaaaatttttgatttaaaattgtCGAGCCCAATTTTAAACATCCTAAAAGTTAGAGCCCAATTGTAAGAGTTTGATTGTACTGATTTTTTTATCAGTAGGAGAGGAGTGTTGGACTTTGATTTGTATAGTTGAATTGTCTATTTGTGTTATACATCTTCTTCTATGACTAGTAGTCTTTTcgtaataatttttattattctttattattattttgaaattattcaaattagTTGCTTAAATTATGATCATGTACCTATTGTTACGGTAAGATTTGTGGTTATAATTATCTTTTATTCATAATAGAGATTTTTGAGTGGtttgaatttttcctttttacatTGGGAggatttttatgtaaaatttgtGTGTCAAagtttacaaataaaaaaatataattctagatTGAGGTTTTTTaaggttattttaaaaattaaaaagtacccaattaaaaattaaacattattCAGTCATTTCCCTGTGGGatctctttttctattttattctctaATGGTGGGTTCAAAATATAAAACTGCCAAACGAATGACTAGTTGGTTGAAGACTGACTAGTTGGTTGAAGACTTGGAAGGAATTGTTCATTCGTTCAATAATTTTATACTGGTCAAAAATTTCCACAAAGAAAAGGCCAAAGTTGATGGGTGgctaatattttttcatttccaagagGATAATACAAGGAAGTTAAATTAGTGAAATATCTAGTACTAGCAAgtaaggaaataaataaataaaaactaatttttctttaataataaGAGTCCTTTTCTCCTTTTGGCAAGGAGGAGCCTAGACGTGTACTTGTCAATTTCATGGCACCACCAATTATTCTGCGTGGGATGGGCACAGTCAAAAAGCTACAAGCTGATGCAAGTCAACTTCCAGTCAATGTCGTCATTCGTGTCATTTCCAGGATATATGCGCGCGAGCCTCATTGCTCCGATCACCCTTCCCGCAAGGCGCTGATTCCATGGCAATGGCAAAGCTTCGCTGCCCCAAACCAGAATTGCGCTTCTCTGTctgtctcctcctcctcctcctcctccttctcccCCAGCTTTCACTTCTCTCATCAACCTACACTGCACCTGACAAGTACTTCATCAACTGCGGCTCAGACTCCAACGTCACAGCCGGTGGCGGCCGGATCTTCGTCGGAGACGAGAAACCCGGTTCCTTGGCCCTCTCCACCGGCAAAAGCAGTTCTGTAAATGACGCCAGCTCGTCGAGCGCCGCCTCTCCTCTTCTGTATCAAACGGCAAGAATCTTCACAACCCCTTCTTCATACGACCTAGAAATCGACCAAAACGGCACTTACATGGTCCGCCTCCATTTCTACCCTTTTTCATCTCGCAAGAATCTCTTCGATGCCCAATTCAGCGTTTCGGCTTCCCGGTTCCCTTTGTTATCGAATTTCAGCGTACGAAACACTAGTACCTCGCCTGTGATTAAGGAATTTCTGCTGCCCAATATTAGCGCGGGAAAATTCAGAATCTATTTCACTCCTCAAGAACCACCTCTGGCCTTTGTAAATGCAATAGAAGTGTTTGTCGCCCCCGATGATTTCATCCCAGATTCGGCCACTCATGTCACTGCTTCAGGGGGAAACAGTAAACTCGGTGGCTTGCTTTCTCATGCTTTTCACCCAGTTCACAGGATCAACGTTGGGGGCGAAATTCTCACGGCTGATAACGATACTTTGTGGAGAAATTGGGTTCCTGATGATGAATATCTATTTTCCTCTGAGGCAGCAAAGAACAGTAGGCGCAGTGATCCGCCCAATTACCAGGATGGAAGAGCAGATAAGTACGATGCTCCTGATCTTGTCTATAATACTGCTAAAGAAATGAATACAAGTTCTGATAGGGACTACGACTTTTTCAATATAACGTGGCGTTTTGGTGTGGATAAAAATGCTAGGCATCTTGTTCGAGTACATTTTTGCGACATAATAAGCAAAAGCGTCAATGATACTCAGTTCAATCTCTACGTTTACAGCAACTTCAGTAAGGTAATAGATCCATATGAGGAGATTGGCCATCTCGCGGCTCCTTTTTACTATGATTTGGTGGTTGAGTCTGATAATTCTGGCATTATGAACATAAGTGTTGGCCCTCGGAATGGTACCCATGTTCAAACAGCCTTTCTGAATGGGCTAGAGATCATGGAGCTTATACAGGAATCAGGATCGGTGCCTGATGAAAACGAGTCATCGAAGAACTATTTGCTTGTCATAGTTGGTTCTGTGGTTGGAGGTGTGGCTCTTCTGATCTCATTGGCGGTGGTGTTCTTGTTGTGTTTCAAGTATAGGAAAGCAAAACCTGT from Diospyros lotus cultivar Yz01 chromosome 6, ASM1463336v1, whole genome shotgun sequence encodes:
- the LOC127803247 gene encoding probable receptor-like protein kinase At2g23200 isoform X2; its protein translation is MAMAKLRCPKPELRFSVCLLLLLLLLLPQLSLLSSTYTAPDKYFINCGSDSNVTAGGGRIFVGDEKPGSLALSTGKSSSVNDASSSSAASPLLYQTARIFTTPSSYDLEIDQNGTYMVRLHFYPFSSRKNLFDAQFSVSASRFPLLSNFSVRNTSTSPVIKEFLLPNISAGKFRIYFTPQEPPLAFVNAIEVFVAPDDFIPDSATHVTASGGNSKLGGLLSHAFHPVHRINVGGEILTADNDTLWRNWVPDDEYLFSSEAAKNSRRSDPPNYQDGRADKHLVRVHFCDIISKSVNDTQFNLYVYSNFSKVIDPYEEIGHLAAPFYYDLVVESDNSGIMNISVGPRNGTHVQTAFLNGLEIMELIQESGSVPDENESSKNYLLVIVGSVVGGVALLISLAVVFLLCFKYRKAKPVEVSDWLAIPLFGGMRSPGESRERTATVSRSPVCNLNLGLKLSFADIQYATNNFDMKLLIGEGGFGKVYKGTLRSGIKVAVKRSQPGHGQGFPEFQTEITVLSKIRHRHLVSLIGYCDERSEMILVYEFMERGTLRDHLYGSNRDNEKSTVSFELSWIRRLEICIGAAKGLHYLHSSSDICIIHRDVKSTNILLDFHFVAKVSDFGISRLGPLDQTHVSTVVKGTFGYLDPEYFRCLQLTKKSDVFSFGVVLLEVLCARRPISNLLPAEEINLAEWGLSWHKKGELEKIIDPLLVGKINPNSLRMFGGIVEKCLREYGVDRPSMHDVLWDLEYALQLQQTARNREPHEDSTPDPSWVLPVPAFAHLPSESISISNDEIPMAGFSDSSHPSASEVFSLIKIDEAR
- the LOC127803247 gene encoding probable receptor-like protein kinase At2g23200 isoform X1 is translated as MAMAKLRCPKPELRFSVCLLLLLLLLLPQLSLLSSTYTAPDKYFINCGSDSNVTAGGGRIFVGDEKPGSLALSTGKSSSVNDASSSSAASPLLYQTARIFTTPSSYDLEIDQNGTYMVRLHFYPFSSRKNLFDAQFSVSASRFPLLSNFSVRNTSTSPVIKEFLLPNISAGKFRIYFTPQEPPLAFVNAIEVFVAPDDFIPDSATHVTASGGNSKLGGLLSHAFHPVHRINVGGEILTADNDTLWRNWVPDDEYLFSSEAAKNSRRSDPPNYQDGRADKYDAPDLVYNTAKEMNTSSDRDYDFFNITWRFGVDKNARHLVRVHFCDIISKSVNDTQFNLYVYSNFSKVIDPYEEIGHLAAPFYYDLVVESDNSGIMNISVGPRNGTHVQTAFLNGLEIMELIQESGSVPDENESSKNYLLVIVGSVVGGVALLISLAVVFLLCFKYRKAKPVEVSDWLAIPLFGGMRSPGESRERTATVSRSPVCNLNLGLKLSFADIQYATNNFDMKLLIGEGGFGKVYKGTLRSGIKVAVKRSQPGHGQGFPEFQTEITVLSKIRHRHLVSLIGYCDERSEMILVYEFMERGTLRDHLYGSNRDNEKSTVSFELSWIRRLEICIGAAKGLHYLHSSSDICIIHRDVKSTNILLDFHFVAKVSDFGISRLGPLDQTHVSTVVKGTFGYLDPEYFRCLQLTKKSDVFSFGVVLLEVLCARRPISNLLPAEEINLAEWGLSWHKKGELEKIIDPLLVGKINPNSLRMFGGIVEKCLREYGVDRPSMHDVLWDLEYALQLQQTARNREPHEDSTPDPSWVLPVPAFAHLPSESISISNDEIPMAGFSDSSHPSASEVFSLIKIDEAR